The following are encoded together in the Cynocephalus volans isolate mCynVol1 chromosome 4, mCynVol1.pri, whole genome shotgun sequence genome:
- the LOC134375878 gene encoding olfactory receptor 10N1-like translates to MSMRNHTLLKEFVLLGIPQTEGLETVLFVVFSFIYLFTLLGNLLILIAIISSSTLHTPMYFFLGLLSIFDMLFPSVNCPKMLSYLSGQSHVISYKGCAAQLFFYHFLGYTEGCLYSVMAYDRFVAICHPLRYMLIMKPGVCVSLVMGAWLVGWLQATILTSFTFQLTYCDPNQVDYFFCDIPAVLPLACTDSAMAQRVGSINVGFLALMLLFSVCVSYTRIGIAILRIRSAEGRQKAFSTCSAHLTAILCAYGPVIVIYVQPTPNPLLGAMVQILNNIVSPMLNALIYSLRNKEVKRSLRRVFLNVFTVQE, encoded by the coding sequence ATGAGCATGAGGAATCACACTCTGCTGAAAGAGTTCGTTCTACTGGGAATACCTCAGACAGAGGGACTGGAGACCGTGCTCTTTGTCGTCTTCTCATTCATCTACCTCTTCACCCTGCTTGGAAATTTGCTTATCCTTATAGCAATCATTTCTTCTTCTACCCTTCACACCCCTATGTATTTCTTCTTGGGACTCCTGTCTATTTTTGACATGTTGTTCCCATCTGTAAACTGTCCCAAAATGCTGTCCTATCTCTCCGGCCAGAGTCACGTCATCTCCTATAAGGGATGTGCTGCACAGCTCTTCTTCTACCATTTCCTGGGTTATACTGAAGGCTGCCTCTATTCTGTGATGGCTTATGACCGCTTTGTTGCCATCTGTCACCCACTGAGGTATATGCTCATCATGAAACCTGGAGTCTGTGTCAGTTTGGTCATGGGAGCCTGGCTGGTGGGATGGCTTCAGGCTACCATCCTGACCTCCTTTACCTTTCAGTTAACCTACTGTGACCCCAATCAGGTGGATTACTTCTTCTGTGACATTCCTGCTGTTTTACCCCTGGCTTGTACTGACAGTGCCATGGCCCAGAGAGTGGGTTCCATTAATGTTGGCTTTCTGGCTTTAATGCTTTTGTTCAGTGTCTGTGTCTCCTACACTCGCATTGGGATTGCCATTTTGAGAATCCGTTCAGCAGAGGGCAGGCAGAAAGCTTTCTCCACCTGCAGTGCCCACCTCACTGCAATCCTCTGTGCCTATGGACCTGTAATCGTCATCTATGTGCAGCCCACACCCAACCCCTTGCTTGGTGCCATGGTACAGatattaaataatattgtttCACCCATGCTGAACGCGTTAATCTATTCCTTAAGGAACAAGGAAGTGAAAAGATCTCTGAGAAGGGTGTTCCTAAATGTGTTTACTGTTCAGGAATAA